Proteins encoded together in one Planctopirus ephydatiae window:
- a CDS encoding lysophospholipid acyltransferase family protein: MTGPNQTSPEQLPRINRQWFDWFAWYSRKYLARHFRAMRLLKSDAQRAGPDVPLVSYMNHASWWDPLVGLLIAKEFWPNRNHYGAMDREALESYKFFEKIGFFGVDRGTPRGAVQFLKMAQAITSSPANALWMTPQGRFADARERPAELMAGLPQVLSRLTSGVVQPIAIEYVFWDERLPEVLVHLGTTREIASLSRDRSTCQLELSQLLTTAQDELQVAAMQRNPDLFETLIDGGEGMSSIYGWWRSLKLSWKRMPPVSN; encoded by the coding sequence GTGACGGGCCCGAATCAGACATCCCCCGAACAACTTCCACGAATCAACAGGCAGTGGTTCGACTGGTTTGCCTGGTATTCGCGAAAATACCTCGCCCGGCACTTTCGCGCGATGCGGCTGCTGAAATCAGATGCCCAGCGGGCAGGACCGGATGTCCCTCTCGTCTCCTATATGAATCATGCTTCGTGGTGGGATCCTCTGGTGGGTCTGTTGATTGCCAAAGAGTTCTGGCCCAATCGAAATCATTACGGAGCCATGGATCGGGAAGCTCTCGAAAGCTACAAGTTCTTCGAGAAAATCGGGTTCTTTGGCGTGGATCGTGGTACGCCGCGGGGAGCTGTCCAGTTCCTCAAAATGGCACAGGCGATTACCAGCAGCCCGGCCAACGCTTTATGGATGACTCCGCAAGGCCGCTTTGCCGATGCCCGCGAGCGGCCTGCCGAGCTGATGGCGGGCTTGCCACAAGTGCTCTCACGATTGACCAGCGGCGTCGTGCAGCCAATTGCCATTGAGTATGTCTTCTGGGATGAGCGACTTCCTGAAGTGCTGGTGCACCTGGGAACCACTCGCGAAATTGCAAGCCTCTCGAGAGACCGTTCTACCTGCCAGCTAGAATTGTCGCAGCTGTTGACGACAGCTCAGGATGAACTTCAGGTAGCCGCCATGCAGCGAAATCCTGATCTCTTTGAGACACTCATTGATGGCGGTGAGGGGATGTCGAGCATTTACGGCTGGTGGCGATCACTCAAACTGAGCTGGAAACGCATGCCCCCAGTCAGCAATTAG